In Phyllostomus discolor isolate MPI-MPIP mPhyDis1 chromosome 2, mPhyDis1.pri.v3, whole genome shotgun sequence, the following are encoded in one genomic region:
- the TOB2 gene encoding protein Tob2, whose protein sequence is MQLEIKVALNFIISYLYNKLPRRRADLFGEELERLLKKKYEGHWYPDKPLKGSGFRCVHIGEIVDPVVELAARRSGLALEDVRANVPEELSVWIDPFEVSYQIGEKGAVKVLYLDDSEGCVAPELDKEIKSSFNPDAQVFVPIGSQDSSLSNSPSPSFGQSPSPTFIPRSTQPITFTTASFAATKFGSTKMKKGGGAAGGGGVASGGAGGQQPPQQQPHMARSPTNNLLKHKSLSLSMHSLNFITPNPAPQSQLSPNAKEFVYNGGGSPSLFFDGADGQGSGTPAPFGGSGAGTCNGSSFDMAQVFGGGTNSIFLEKTPFVEGLSYNLNTMQYPSQPFQPVVLAN, encoded by the coding sequence ATGCAGCTGGAAATCAAAGTGGCCCTGAACTTCATCATCTCCTACTTATACAACAAGCTGCCCCGGCGGCGGGCAGACCTGTTCGGGGAGGAGCTAGAGCGGctcttgaaaaagaaatatgaaggcCACTGGTACCCTGACAAGCCACTGAAGGGCTCCGGCTTCCGCTGTGTCCACATCGGGGAGATAGTGGACCCTGTGGTGGAGCTGGCCGCCAGGCGGAGCGGCCTGGCACTGGAGGATGTGCGGGCCAACGTGCCTGAGGAGCTGAGCGTCTGGATCGACCCTTTCGAGGTGTCCTACCAGATTGGTGAGAAGGGGGCTGTGAAAGTGCTGTACCTGGATGACAGCGAGGGCTGTGTTGCCCCAGAGCTGGACAAGGAGATCAAGAGCAGCTTCAACCCCGATGCCCAGGTATTTGTGCCCATCGGCAGCCAGGACAGCTCCCTGTCCAACTCCCCGTCCCCATCCTTCGGCCAGTCTCCCAGCCCCACCTTTATCCCGCGCTCCACCCAGCCCATCACTTTCACCACCGCCTCCTTCGCTGCCACCAAGTTTGGCTCCACCAAGATGAAGAAGGGCGGCGGGGCTGCAGGTGGTGGCGGTGTGGCCAGCGGCGGGGCCGGCGGCCAGCAGCCCCCGCAGCAGCAGCCTCACATGGCCCGCTCTCCCACCAACAACCTGCTGAAGCACAAGAGCCTCTCTTTGTCTATGCATTCGCTGAACTTCATCACACCCAACCCGGCCCCGCAGTCCCAGCTCTCGCCCAACGCCAAGGAGTTCGTGTACAATGGCGGCGGCTCCCCCAGCCTCTTCTTTGACGGGGCCGACGGCCAGGGCAGCGGCACCCCGGCCCCCTTTGGCGGCAGTGGGGCCGGCACCTGCAACGGCAGCAGCTTCGACATGGCCCAGGTGTTTGGAGGGGGCACCAACAGCATCTTCCTGGAGAAGACACCCTTCGTGGAAGGCCTCAGCTACAACCTGAACACCATGCAGTATCCCAGCCAGCCGTTCCAGCCCGTCGTGCTGGCCAACTGA